The Chryseobacterium sp. G0186 genome includes the window TATATTTCGTTGTATGAAAATATGCTGAATGGAACTGGAGCTAATCCGCAGGAGGTATTGCATTTTTTTGCTGAGCAGCTGCCAAAAGAAACAACAGAACTGAATCTTCGCTTGATTAGCGGTTATATTTCCTTTATTTACTGGAATTTCTTATCTGAAAGTAGCCGACTGAAAGAATCCGGAAATATAGAAAATGCCTTATGGAAAGCATTACAGGTGCAAACGACAAAAAACAATAAGAAGATTGTATTTGATGGCTATCAGGGAATTTTTCAGTCTCAACAGGCATATGATACCCTGTATTCCGTTTGGAAATCCCAAAAACCACCGCAGGACGTATCCCTCAATGATGAAGATTATACCAATCTTGCCCTTGCTTTATCATTACGAAACCCTAATAATAAAGATTTACTGCAGGAACAGCTTACAAGAATTAAAAACCCGGATCGGGTGAATCGTTTTAAAATTATTATGCAGGCTGCTTCTTCGGATCAGAAAATACGGGATGATTTTTTCAATGGTCTTATGCAAAAACAAAACAGAACAAATGAATCGGCAGTGGGTTCAGCATTGAGCTATCTGCATCATCCATTGAGACAGCAGACTTCCATTCATTATCTTCCAAAAGCTTTAGATGTTTTGCAGGAAATACAGAAAACGGGAGATATATTCTTCCCGGATAACTGGCTTCGTTCAACATTCGGGAGCTATCAGAATCCAAAGGCACTTGATGTTGTTAATCAGTTCCTTTTGAAAAACCCTGATTATAATGCCATTCTGAAAAATAAAATTCTGCAGGCAACTGACAATCTCAGAAGAGCACAGATATTGGTGAAGTAAAATCTAAGATGTAAAATAATGAAATAAAATGGTTATCATTTCAAGGGATTTGATAACCATTTTTTTATTCAGAAAAAATCAGCTGGACTCTGCTGTTTTTGAAAATGAATATCTAAGGAAATCTTTTTATTGAGAGTGATTTTTTGTATTTACTGTATAGCACTGCTTCTAAAGGGAATCCTGATGTTTTTCAAAAAATGGCTATCTTCGGGCTTCATAAAAAAAATGATATGCAAGTATATGAAGGGATTTCTGTGGGGTTGTATCTGTTATTAATGATAGGTATAGGCATATATTCTTATAGAAAATCAACAAGTAATTCAGAGGAATTTTTAATAGGCGGAAGAAAGATGGGAGCAGCAGTGACAGCCCTGTCTGCAGGAGCTGCCGACATGAGTGGCTGGTTGCTGATGGGAGTTCCCGGGGCCATGTATCTGTCCGGGATTTCCAGTGCATGGATCGCCATTGGATTAACCGTTGGGGCGTATCTCAATTACATTATTGTGGCACCAAGGCTCAGGATATATACCGAGGTGGCCCAGAATGCCATTACACTTCCCGTATTTTTTGAAAACAGATTTAAAAATAAAAATCATCTTCTAAAGGTGACATCTTCCATTTTTATTCTGGTATTTTTCACACTTTACACTTCGGCAGGGATGGTATCCGGTGGGAAGTTATTTGAGTCAGCTTTCGGTATGGATTATACTGTAGGATTGCTGCTAACCAGTTTAGTAGTGGTATTGTATACATTCTTGGGCGGATTTTTGGCAGTAAGTCTTACGGACTTTGTACAGGGAACCATCATGGTATTGGCCCTGGTGATTGTACCCATTGTAGCGATCTCCGAGATTGGAAGCTTTGGTGAGACATTTTCACTGATTAAAGCCAAGGATCCCAAGTATCTGGACCTGTTCAGAGGAACAACTACAGTAAGTATTCTTTCTTTATTGGCTTGGGGGTTAGGATATTGCGGTCAGCCTCATATTCTGGTACGTTTTATGGCAATCGATAAACCTAAGGACCTGGTGAAAGCAAGACGTATAGGAATCACATGGATGATTTTTACCGTTGCCGGAGCCTTAGCCATCGGTCTGGTTGGAATTGCTTACCTACAAAAATTTGACATTGAAACGATGATGAAATTCGATGGTTCAAAGACAGAGGCAGAAACTATTTTTATCTACTTCTCCCGTATTTTGTTCCATCCGTTTATTGCCGGATTTTTGCTTACTGCTATTCTGGCGGCTGTAATGAGTACCATTTCTTCTCAGTTATTGGTTACTTCAAGCTCATTAACGGAAGATATTTATAAGGCCTTCCTAAATAAAAAAGCCACTTCCAAACAATTGCTGATGGCCAGTAGGATTTCTGTTTTATTGGTGGCTGTGATTGCCGTTTTGTTGTCATTGGATCCAAAGGACAGTATCCTTAATCTGGTTGGAAATGCTTGGGCAGGATTTGGTTCCGCATTCGGACCTTTGATTCTTCTATCACTTTTATGGAAAAAAACAACCTGGCAGGGTGGGTTTGCCGGAATGTTGGTAGGTGGAATCACCGTTTTGGCTTGGGTATATCTTCAGCATCCCTTAAAGGACTGGTATGAAATTATTCCGGGATTTATCCTTTCTTTACTCACTAATATTGTCGTTTCATTACTGACTTATAAACCAGATGTGACTATTGAACAGGAATTTGATGAGGTTAAAAAAATAATGCAGGAATAACTGCAATCTCATTTCTATACAAAGTAAACCCTTGCTGTAGCGAGGGTTTACTTTGTATGTATGGTTTTGAAGAGAATTTAATTATCTTTAGGCGTTTTAAAATTCAGATGAAGAAACTACTGTTTCTCATAAGAACTGTTTTCATGTTAAGCACTATTTTCCTGTATAATTTTATTGGATTTGCAATGTATTTATAACAATTCAGAATATAGTATAGCCTATAAAACCAATTAAATAAATAAAAAAGAACATTACAGCAGCCCTTGAAAAAACTAATCAGCCATTTCAATTTCAGACTCAAACAGAGTATTAGATTATTAAACCTTAACCCAAGGATAAGCATCCCTGCATTAATGTTCTCCGGAGCTTTGATTGCAGTGAAATTACCGGAAAATTTTTACTATCCTGTTGTCTTTTTTATCCTCATATTGTTGTTTCATTACGAAAGAAAAGATATTCCTTTTCTGAAGAAAGCTTTTGTTCAAAGTTGGCGTGGCATTATTGTACTGGAAGCTGCAGTTCTTTACAGTATCTTATTAGTGGGAAACATCCATTATACAATTGAAAAAGTAGGGCTATGCTCATATCTTATCATTCTTTCACTAGCTTT containing:
- the putP gene encoding sodium/proline symporter PutP; the protein is MQVYEGISVGLYLLLMIGIGIYSYRKSTSNSEEFLIGGRKMGAAVTALSAGAADMSGWLLMGVPGAMYLSGISSAWIAIGLTVGAYLNYIIVAPRLRIYTEVAQNAITLPVFFENRFKNKNHLLKVTSSIFILVFFTLYTSAGMVSGGKLFESAFGMDYTVGLLLTSLVVVLYTFLGGFLAVSLTDFVQGTIMVLALVIVPIVAISEIGSFGETFSLIKAKDPKYLDLFRGTTTVSILSLLAWGLGYCGQPHILVRFMAIDKPKDLVKARRIGITWMIFTVAGALAIGLVGIAYLQKFDIETMMKFDGSKTEAETIFIYFSRILFHPFIAGFLLTAILAAVMSTISSQLLVTSSSLTEDIYKAFLNKKATSKQLLMASRISVLLVAVIAVLLSLDPKDSILNLVGNAWAGFGSAFGPLILLSLLWKKTTWQGGFAGMLVGGITVLAWVYLQHPLKDWYEIIPGFILSLLTNIVVSLLTYKPDVTIEQEFDEVKKIMQE